The Paeniglutamicibacter sulfureus genome includes a region encoding these proteins:
- a CDS encoding proline racemase family protein, with protein MRTNRIFHAVDSHTEGMPTRVITGGIGTIPGDTMAERRLWFMEHSDWIRTLLMCEPRGHASMSGAILQPSTRPDADYGVLYIEVSGLLPMCGHGTIGVATVLVETGMVEVHEPVTTVRLDTPAGLVIAEVAVKDGQAESVTIRNVPSYSDRLDASVEVPGYGTVNYDLAFGGNFYAVVELDDLDLPFERERKDDLLTAGLAIMDAINVADEPVHRERDDIRGVHHVYLKAPGSTAEHSRHAMAIYPGWFDRSPCGTGTSARMAQLHARGDLALDTDFINESYIGSQFTGRLVEETTVGGLPAVIPTVTGRAWITGTAQYFLDPSDPFPEGFLL; from the coding sequence ATGCGCACCAACAGGATCTTCCACGCAGTGGATTCCCACACCGAGGGCATGCCGACCCGCGTCATTACCGGGGGTATCGGCACCATTCCCGGTGACACCATGGCAGAGCGTCGCCTCTGGTTCATGGAGCACAGCGATTGGATCCGCACCCTGTTGATGTGTGAACCGCGCGGACACGCCTCGATGAGTGGCGCGATCCTGCAGCCCTCCACGCGCCCTGACGCGGACTACGGCGTCCTGTACATCGAGGTCTCCGGACTGCTGCCGATGTGCGGACACGGAACCATCGGAGTGGCCACCGTGCTGGTTGAAACCGGCATGGTCGAAGTCCATGAACCCGTGACCACCGTGCGCCTGGACACCCCGGCCGGCCTGGTCATCGCCGAGGTCGCCGTCAAGGACGGCCAGGCCGAATCCGTGACCATCCGCAACGTGCCCTCCTACAGTGACCGCCTGGACGCATCGGTCGAGGTCCCGGGGTACGGCACCGTGAACTACGATCTCGCCTTCGGCGGCAACTTCTACGCCGTGGTCGAGCTCGACGACCTGGACCTGCCGTTCGAACGTGAACGCAAGGACGACCTGCTCACCGCCGGCCTGGCCATCATGGACGCCATCAATGTAGCCGACGAGCCCGTGCACCGTGAACGCGACGACATCCGCGGCGTCCACCACGTCTACCTCAAAGCCCCGGGCTCCACCGCCGAGCACTCCCGCCACGCCATGGCCATCTACCCGGGCTGGTTCGACCGCTCGCCGTGCGGTACCGGCACCAGCGCCCGCATGGCCCAACTCCATGCCCGCGGCGATCTGGCGCTGGACACGGACTTCATCAACGAGTCATACATCGGCTCGCAATTCACTGGCCGTTTGGTCGAGGAAACCACCGTCGGAGGCCTGCCCGCCGTCATCCCCACCGTGACCGGACGGGCCTGGATCACCGGCACCGCCCAATATTTCCTTGACCCGAGCGACCCATTCCCGGAGGGATTCCTGCTGTGA
- a CDS encoding dihydrodipicolinate synthase family protein — MSTTKKPWHGVIVASALQFKDDHSVDYEAFADHVRFLASSGCDGIAPNGSLGEYQTLSDEERAKVIETAVAAAPEGFVVMAGVGAYGGLQTQKWAQQAKDAGAHAIMCLPPNTYRATDDEVVEHFRLAASAGLPVVAYNNPIDTKVDLTPALVARLFHEGLIVGIKEFTGDPRRAYEIKELAPGMDILIGTDDTVLEMGLAGAVGWVAGYPNAIPHATVELYRLATSGNLADMERAREIYRDLHSLLRWDTKTEFVQSIKLSMDVVGLNGGPCRPPRGPLTDAVRAAVIADTEAAVAKGYK, encoded by the coding sequence ATGAGCACCACCAAGAAGCCCTGGCACGGAGTCATCGTCGCATCGGCGCTGCAGTTCAAGGATGACCACTCGGTCGACTACGAAGCATTTGCCGACCATGTTCGCTTCCTTGCCAGCAGCGGCTGCGACGGCATCGCCCCGAACGGCTCGCTGGGTGAGTACCAGACCCTGTCCGACGAAGAACGCGCGAAGGTCATCGAGACCGCTGTTGCCGCCGCACCCGAGGGCTTCGTAGTCATGGCCGGCGTTGGCGCCTACGGCGGACTGCAGACCCAGAAGTGGGCACAGCAGGCCAAGGACGCCGGCGCACACGCCATCATGTGCCTGCCGCCGAACACCTACCGCGCAACCGACGACGAAGTAGTTGAGCACTTCCGCCTCGCCGCCTCCGCAGGCCTGCCGGTCGTGGCCTACAACAACCCGATCGATACCAAGGTCGACCTCACCCCGGCACTGGTGGCACGCCTGTTCCACGAAGGCCTGATCGTCGGCATCAAGGAATTCACCGGAGATCCGCGTCGTGCCTACGAAATCAAGGAACTGGCACCGGGCATGGACATCCTCATCGGCACCGATGACACCGTCCTGGAAATGGGCCTCGCCGGCGCCGTTGGATGGGTTGCCGGATACCCGAATGCCATCCCGCATGCAACCGTCGAGCTCTACCGCCTGGCCACCTCCGGCAACCTTGCCGACATGGAGCGCGCCCGGGAAATCTACCGCGACCTGCACTCGCTGCTGCGCTGGGACACCAAGACCGAGTTCGTCCAGTCGATCAAGCTGTCGATGGATGTCGTCGGTCTCAACGGCGGCCCCTGCCGCCCGCCGCGCGGCCCGCTCACCGACGCCGTCCGGGCCGCAGTCATAGCAGACACGGAGGCAGCTGTCGCCAAGGGTTACAAGTAA
- a CDS encoding alanine/glycine:cation symporter family protein: MLTSINDAIWNPMAYFALAVGLFFTLLTGFVQFRRFPDMIRQILSKKNSSDGISPVQALLLTLASRVGVGNIAGVATAIAAGGPGALFWMVVCALLGSASSFAESTLAQVYKRRINGEHRGGMPFYIEHGLKLKWLAVTVSFVAMVGYGFVFPGVQSNNIASSVETAFSVPPWVSAVGITALMAFVIIGGTKRIVGAAQLMVPVMAVGYILAALVIVAVNFEQIIPTIGLILSSAFGVHQVFGGIVGAAVAWGVRRAVFSNVAGVGEGTYGAAAASVSHPAKQGLVQAFSIYIDTVVVCFATGLMIIMTGSYNVMAPDGTVLIQGVPDLKAGAAYTQQAISTVLPGVGPGFVAVALFFFAFTTLVAFFYIAKTNLVYLTGRDDSPVLDWALKLGMLGITFFGGIVSADAMWAIGDIGYGTLGWINMLCLLALTSVVYKVTRDYDRQCKAGLDPVFDPNSLGIRGADFWVEEAEEIAKNQASLAAGGARKK; this comes from the coding sequence ATGCTCACCAGCATCAACGATGCGATCTGGAACCCCATGGCGTACTTCGCCCTGGCCGTCGGATTGTTCTTCACCTTACTAACCGGTTTCGTCCAGTTTCGGCGATTCCCTGACATGATCCGCCAGATCTTGAGCAAGAAGAACAGCTCGGACGGCATCTCGCCGGTCCAGGCGTTGCTCCTGACCCTGGCAAGCCGCGTAGGCGTGGGCAACATCGCCGGCGTTGCAACGGCAATCGCGGCCGGTGGCCCCGGCGCGCTGTTCTGGATGGTGGTCTGCGCACTGCTCGGATCGGCCAGTTCCTTCGCCGAATCCACCTTGGCTCAGGTCTACAAGCGCCGCATCAACGGCGAACACCGCGGCGGCATGCCGTTCTACATAGAGCACGGACTGAAGCTCAAGTGGCTGGCCGTCACCGTGTCGTTCGTCGCCATGGTCGGCTACGGGTTCGTGTTCCCGGGCGTCCAGTCCAACAACATCGCGTCCAGCGTCGAGACCGCGTTCAGCGTTCCCCCCTGGGTTAGCGCCGTTGGCATCACCGCACTCATGGCATTCGTCATCATCGGCGGAACCAAGCGTATTGTCGGCGCCGCACAGTTGATGGTCCCGGTCATGGCCGTGGGTTACATCCTTGCCGCACTGGTGATCGTCGCAGTGAACTTCGAGCAGATCATTCCAACCATCGGCCTGATCCTGTCCTCGGCCTTCGGTGTCCACCAAGTCTTCGGCGGCATCGTCGGTGCGGCCGTGGCCTGGGGCGTGCGACGCGCGGTGTTCTCCAATGTCGCCGGCGTGGGGGAGGGGACCTACGGCGCCGCAGCCGCATCGGTGTCCCACCCTGCCAAGCAGGGCCTGGTCCAGGCCTTCTCGATCTACATCGACACCGTTGTAGTCTGCTTCGCCACCGGCCTGATGATTATCATGACCGGCTCCTACAACGTCATGGCCCCCGATGGCACGGTCCTGATCCAGGGCGTGCCAGACCTCAAGGCCGGCGCCGCGTACACCCAACAGGCCATCAGTACCGTGTTGCCGGGCGTCGGCCCGGGCTTCGTGGCCGTCGCGCTCTTCTTCTTCGCCTTCACCACGCTTGTAGCGTTCTTCTACATCGCCAAGACCAATCTGGTCTACCTCACCGGCCGCGACGACAGCCCGGTGCTGGACTGGGCATTGAAGCTGGGCATGCTCGGTATCACCTTCTTCGGCGGCATCGTCAGCGCCGATGCGATGTGGGCGATCGGCGACATCGGTTACGGGACCCTGGGCTGGATCAATATGCTCTGCCTGTTGGCGCTTACGTCGGTGGTCTACAAGGTCACCCGCGACTACGACAGGCAGTGCAAGGCCGGCCTGGACCCCGTCTTCGACCCCAATTCCCTGGGCATTCGCGGTGCCGACTTCTGGGTCGAGGAGGCGGAGGAAATCGCCAAGAACCAGGCGTCTCTGGCCGCTGGCGGGGCCCGGAAGAAGTAA
- the abaF gene encoding fosfomycin efflux MFS transporter AbaF — translation MSSNETLDRMARNGGGGDRSKSTSPDGLKRVVAAAMAGTVAEWYEFFLYGTASALVFGTHFFRQTGNPVDGVIAAFALYAVGFAARPIGGLVFGHFGDRIGRKALLQLSLVVVGITTFLMGCLPTFDVIGYWAPALLVTLRLIQGFAFGGEWGGAIILVSEHSPDNRRGFWASWPQAGVPMGNLVATLVLLGLSSALPEEAFLSWGWRVAFWFSAVVVLIGYWIRTKVDDAPIFKEAQARQAASQEAPPGVLHVLRYHWRAVLIGIGARFAENILYYLVVTFSITYLKLVVEMDTSRILLLMFGAHFLHFCMIPLVGLLSDIIGRKPVYLTGAVLTAFWGFVGFPMMDTGNDWIVMAAITLGLAIESLTYAPYSALMTEMFPTNVRYTALSLCYQFAPILAGSLAPLIALSLLQKFNSSTPIALYLVGAAVISIVAVSFAKETKGKSLRDVDDESALRTNIPA, via the coding sequence ATGAGTAGTAACGAAACGCTCGACAGAATGGCCCGAAACGGCGGTGGCGGCGACAGATCAAAATCCACGAGCCCAGACGGGCTGAAACGTGTCGTGGCCGCGGCAATGGCTGGAACCGTCGCGGAGTGGTACGAATTCTTTCTTTATGGAACCGCGTCGGCCCTGGTCTTCGGAACCCACTTCTTCCGGCAGACGGGCAATCCAGTCGATGGTGTCATTGCCGCATTTGCGCTCTATGCCGTGGGCTTCGCCGCCCGCCCGATCGGCGGACTGGTCTTTGGGCACTTCGGCGACCGCATCGGTCGCAAGGCGTTGCTCCAGCTGAGCCTTGTCGTCGTTGGCATCACGACGTTTCTCATGGGCTGTCTTCCCACCTTTGATGTCATTGGATACTGGGCGCCCGCACTTCTGGTTACTCTGCGCCTGATCCAGGGCTTTGCATTCGGCGGCGAGTGGGGAGGGGCGATCATTCTTGTGAGCGAGCACAGCCCCGACAACAGGCGCGGTTTCTGGGCAAGCTGGCCACAGGCGGGTGTCCCGATGGGCAACCTGGTTGCAACGCTCGTCCTCCTTGGACTGTCCAGTGCCTTGCCCGAAGAAGCATTCCTTTCATGGGGCTGGCGCGTGGCGTTCTGGTTCTCCGCCGTGGTGGTCTTGATCGGCTACTGGATTCGCACGAAGGTCGATGACGCGCCGATCTTCAAGGAGGCCCAGGCCCGCCAGGCTGCTTCGCAGGAGGCCCCTCCAGGTGTCCTTCACGTCTTGCGTTACCACTGGCGCGCAGTGTTGATCGGCATTGGCGCCAGGTTTGCGGAAAACATCCTCTATTACCTCGTGGTCACCTTCTCGATCACCTACCTCAAACTGGTCGTTGAGATGGATACCTCGCGGATCCTCCTGCTGATGTTTGGCGCGCACTTCCTGCATTTCTGCATGATCCCGCTCGTCGGCTTGCTCTCGGACATCATCGGACGCAAGCCCGTCTACCTGACCGGAGCCGTGCTGACTGCATTCTGGGGATTCGTCGGATTCCCGATGATGGACACCGGCAACGACTGGATCGTCATGGCCGCAATCACCTTGGGCCTTGCAATAGAGTCGCTGACCTACGCGCCGTACTCGGCGCTGATGACCGAAATGTTCCCCACCAACGTGCGTTACACGGCGCTTTCACTTTGCTACCAGTTTGCGCCGATCCTTGCCGGGTCCTTGGCCCCGCTCATTGCGCTCTCGCTGCTGCAGAAGTTCAATTCGTCGACGCCGATTGCCCTCTACCTTGTCGGGGCAGCGGTCATTTCCATCGTCGCCGTTTCGTTCGCCAAGGAGACCAAGGGTAAGTCGCTACGCGATGTTGACGACGAGTCGGCGTTGCGTACCAACATCCCGGCCTAG
- a CDS encoding ABC transporter permease subunit — translation MTPATRRPFLPLTGKALLDSWRSTLVWALVLVSVLALYLPLYPSMAGPEMEKLLASLPEELIRALNYDQIATGAGYAQATFFGLLGFMLTSAVAIGTGAAAIGEDEDAGLLELTLAHGVTRTQVVLERSLALLLRMAFLMAVIYAGVLALNGPSELGLDPGILFQAVAQFLLLVLLGGTAALLGGAAGGHRTHGTAAGALVAVGGYMLNALGNQGEDLQWMHAFSPYHWALGGQPVANGVDWGALWGLAGLNVLFVALAVFALRRRDVGGA, via the coding sequence ATGACGCCCGCCACCCGCCGCCCGTTCCTGCCACTGACGGGCAAGGCGCTGCTGGACTCCTGGCGTTCCACGCTCGTCTGGGCCCTGGTGCTTGTGTCCGTGCTGGCGCTCTATCTTCCGCTCTACCCGTCCATGGCCGGGCCGGAGATGGAAAAGCTGCTCGCTTCGCTGCCCGAGGAGCTGATCCGGGCGCTGAACTACGACCAGATCGCGACGGGCGCCGGCTACGCCCAGGCGACCTTCTTCGGCCTGCTGGGATTCATGCTCACCTCGGCCGTGGCCATCGGCACCGGGGCGGCGGCCATCGGCGAGGACGAGGATGCCGGCCTGCTGGAGCTCACGCTCGCCCACGGGGTGACGCGCACCCAGGTGGTCCTGGAACGGTCCCTGGCGCTGCTGCTGCGCATGGCCTTCCTGATGGCGGTGATCTATGCGGGGGTGCTCGCGCTGAACGGGCCCTCGGAGCTGGGACTTGATCCCGGAATTCTCTTCCAGGCGGTGGCGCAGTTCCTGCTGCTGGTGCTGCTCGGCGGTACCGCGGCGCTGCTGGGCGGGGCCGCGGGCGGGCACCGGACGCACGGAACCGCGGCCGGCGCCCTGGTGGCTGTCGGGGGTTACATGCTCAACGCGCTGGGCAACCAGGGCGAGGACCTGCAATGGATGCACGCCTTCTCCCCGTACCACTGGGCACTCGGCGGGCAGCCGGTGGCCAACGGCGTGGACTGGGGCGCGTTGTGGGGACTGGCGGGCCTGAACGTCCTCTTCGTTGCGCTCGCCGTCTTCGCGCTGCGCCGCCGCGACGTCGGGGGAGCCTAG
- a CDS encoding ABC transporter ATP-binding protein produces MENVISVQGLAKRFARREALRGIDFEIPRGSVFGVIGPNGAGKTTAMRCLLDIIRPTAGTVRVLGADPRRAGPEIRRRIGYLPGELALERRITGRRMMDHFAAISGPVAPGRIEELASRLGLELDRQSRKLSKGNKQKLGLVQAFMHDPELLILDEPTSGLDPLMQREFLGMVEDARGRGQTLFLSSHLIGEIEQAADRVAILRDGFIVRTATVQELRAGARRRLRVLAATDPEALAGALEPLPGLQLLDTERLGDGACTLEAKFSGEVGALLHALAGIQVLDLVLEEPDLEEAVLELYGSPPGNGRHRAGEPRP; encoded by the coding sequence ATGGAGAACGTCATCTCGGTGCAGGGTCTTGCCAAGCGCTTCGCCCGGCGCGAGGCGTTGCGCGGCATCGACTTCGAGATCCCGCGCGGCAGCGTCTTCGGGGTGATCGGTCCCAATGGAGCCGGCAAGACCACCGCCATGCGCTGCCTGCTGGACATCATCAGGCCCACGGCCGGGACCGTGCGGGTGCTGGGCGCCGATCCGCGCCGGGCAGGCCCGGAGATCCGCCGCCGCATCGGGTACCTGCCGGGTGAACTCGCCCTGGAGCGGCGGATCACCGGGCGGAGGATGATGGACCACTTTGCCGCCATCAGCGGACCCGTGGCACCCGGCCGCATCGAGGAACTCGCCTCACGGCTGGGACTCGAGCTGGACCGGCAGTCGCGCAAGCTCTCCAAGGGCAACAAGCAGAAGCTCGGACTGGTGCAGGCATTCATGCACGATCCGGAGCTGCTGATCCTCGACGAACCCACCTCCGGCCTGGACCCGCTGATGCAGCGGGAGTTCCTCGGGATGGTCGAGGACGCCCGCGGGCGCGGGCAAACGCTCTTCCTTTCCTCCCACTTGATCGGCGAGATCGAACAGGCCGCGGACCGCGTGGCGATCCTGCGCGACGGATTCATCGTGCGCACGGCCACGGTTCAGGAGCTGCGGGCAGGCGCCCGTCGCCGGCTGCGCGTCCTGGCCGCCACCGACCCGGAGGCGCTGGCCGGGGCGCTGGAACCGCTACCCGGCCTTCAGCTGCTGGACACCGAACGGCTCGGCGACGGGGCCTGCACACTCGAGGCGAAATTCTCCGGCGAGGTCGGTGCGCTACTGCACGCCCTGGCCGGGATCCAGGTGCTCGACCTGGTCCTTGAGGAGCCGGACCTGGAGGAAGCGGTGCTGGAGCTCTATGGCTCACCTCCCGGCAACGGACGCCATCGCGCGGGGGAGCCGCGGCCATGA
- a CDS encoding L-aspartate oxidase: MSTTVLVIGTGGSGLRAAIELAEMGVDVLALGKRPRNDAHTSLAAGGINAALGTMDKDDSWQQHAADTIKESYFLANPHTVEIVARGAAQGIHDLERYGMGFAREEDGRISQRFFGAHTFRRTAFAGDYTGLEIQRSLVNRAEQLQIPILDSVYVTRLLVKDNQVFGAYGFDINTGKRYLIHADSVILAAGGHTRIWRRTSSRRDENTGDAFRLAVDAGARLRDPELVQFHPSGIIEPENAAGTLISEAARGEGGILRNDLGERFMERYDPVRKELSTRDRVALAAYTEIKEGRGTKNGGVWLDISHLPRETIMERLPRVYQTMMETQMLDITADPIEIAPTAHYSMGGVWVRPDDHGTDVEGLYAIGEASSGLHGANRLGGNSLIELLVFGRIVARAAAKYSASLDSQPRSAGAITGARAEIDDLLAADGQENVRELQRAIRNMMTDHAGVVRDEEGLLTGLAKLDDIEERMGNVGIHPDIAGYQDLAHAFDLKGSALAARATLEAAIERRETRGCHNRSDYPEMDPGLRVNLVWSPMEGMVHEPIPEIPEEIAELIKEVSSAGKLVE; the protein is encoded by the coding sequence ATTTCCACCACGGTCCTGGTCATCGGCACCGGAGGATCGGGCCTGCGGGCGGCCATTGAACTGGCGGAAATGGGGGTGGACGTGCTCGCCCTGGGCAAGCGCCCGCGCAACGATGCCCACACCTCGCTTGCCGCCGGCGGCATCAACGCGGCGCTGGGCACCATGGACAAGGACGACAGCTGGCAGCAGCATGCAGCCGACACCATCAAGGAAAGCTACTTCCTGGCCAACCCGCACACCGTGGAGATCGTGGCCCGAGGTGCCGCGCAGGGAATCCATGATTTGGAACGCTACGGCATGGGATTCGCTCGGGAGGAGGACGGCCGCATCTCGCAGCGCTTCTTCGGCGCGCACACCTTCCGCCGCACCGCCTTCGCCGGAGACTACACCGGCCTGGAAATCCAGCGCAGCCTGGTGAACCGGGCCGAGCAGCTGCAGATCCCGATCCTGGACTCGGTGTACGTCACCCGGCTGCTGGTGAAAGACAACCAGGTCTTCGGCGCCTACGGCTTCGACATCAACACCGGCAAGCGCTACCTCATCCATGCCGACTCGGTCATCCTTGCCGCCGGAGGCCACACCCGCATCTGGCGCCGCACCTCCTCCCGCCGCGACGAAAACACCGGGGACGCCTTCCGCCTGGCCGTGGACGCCGGCGCCCGGTTGCGCGACCCCGAGCTGGTCCAGTTCCATCCCTCGGGCATCATCGAACCGGAAAACGCCGCCGGCACCCTGATCTCCGAGGCAGCCCGCGGCGAGGGCGGCATCCTGCGCAACGACCTGGGGGAGCGGTTCATGGAACGCTACGACCCGGTGCGCAAGGAGCTCTCCACCAGGGACCGCGTGGCCCTGGCCGCGTACACCGAAATCAAGGAGGGCCGCGGCACCAAGAACGGCGGCGTCTGGCTGGATATCTCGCACCTGCCCCGCGAAACCATCATGGAGCGGTTGCCGCGCGTCTACCAGACCATGATGGAAACCCAGATGCTCGACATCACGGCCGATCCCATCGAGATTGCGCCCACCGCGCACTACTCCATGGGCGGGGTCTGGGTTCGCCCGGACGATCACGGCACCGACGTCGAAGGCCTCTATGCCATAGGAGAGGCCTCCAGCGGACTGCATGGAGCCAACCGGCTCGGCGGCAACTCGCTGATCGAGTTGCTGGTCTTTGGCCGCATCGTGGCCCGCGCCGCGGCCAAGTACTCGGCCTCCCTGGACTCCCAGCCGCGTTCGGCTGGCGCCATCACCGGCGCGCGGGCGGAGATCGATGACCTGCTCGCGGCCGACGGGCAGGAAAACGTCCGCGAGCTGCAGCGTGCCATCCGGAACATGATGACAGACCACGCTGGCGTTGTGCGGGATGAGGAAGGCCTGTTGACAGGACTCGCCAAGCTGGACGACATCGAGGAGCGCATGGGGAACGTCGGGATCCACCCGGACATCGCCGGGTACCAGGACCTGGCCCACGCATTCGACCTCAAGGGGTCGGCACTGGCAGCCCGCGCCACGCTCGAGGCCGCGATCGAACGCCGCGAGACCCGTGGCTGCCACAACCGCAGCGACTACCCGGAGATGGACCCGGGGTTGCGGGTCAACCTGGTGTGGTCACCGATGGAGGGCATGGTGCATGAGCCGATCCCGGAGATTCCGGAGGAAATCGCCGAGTTGATCAAGGAGGTCTCGAGCGCCGGCAAACTGGTCGAGTAA
- a CDS encoding LysR family transcriptional regulator, producing MNLEQLQSFVEVARIGHFTRAAAHLHLAQPSLSRQISTLESDLGSELFHRARGNITLTDAGESLLPLARRMLADADTVRYEMQELAGLKKGRVRLGATPTLCISLVADVLTSFHVAYPGIDLHLTEQGSRGLLDELAGGALDIALITTSEDGAPPATSLQRTPLLTEELVVISSMRSPILEDRQSLTLKELAAIEQITFHESYDLRATTMQAFHAAGLTPKVVLEGAEMDAVLRCVERGLGVAVVPAMVMVDRPGLRSARLTAPSLSRTISLAHRNDVTPTRAAQAMQEMIIDTADILASANRATTGLITRAPQQ from the coding sequence ATGAACCTGGAACAGCTCCAAAGCTTCGTGGAAGTCGCTCGCATCGGTCATTTCACGCGCGCCGCTGCGCATCTGCACCTTGCCCAGCCCTCGTTGAGCCGGCAGATTTCCACCCTCGAGTCGGACCTCGGCTCCGAACTCTTTCATCGGGCACGGGGCAACATCACACTGACGGATGCCGGGGAATCGCTACTTCCGTTGGCCAGGCGCATGCTCGCCGATGCGGATACGGTCCGCTATGAGATGCAGGAACTGGCGGGCCTGAAGAAGGGTAGGGTCCGTCTCGGTGCCACCCCGACTCTGTGTATCAGTCTGGTTGCCGACGTGCTGACCTCGTTCCATGTCGCCTACCCCGGCATCGATCTCCACCTGACCGAGCAGGGCTCTCGCGGCCTGCTTGATGAATTGGCCGGCGGAGCCCTCGACATCGCACTCATCACCACCTCGGAGGACGGCGCACCCCCTGCCACCAGTCTCCAGCGGACCCCGCTCCTTACGGAAGAACTCGTGGTCATCTCCTCGATGCGGAGTCCGATCCTGGAGGACCGCCAGTCCCTCACCCTGAAAGAACTGGCGGCCATAGAACAAATCACCTTCCATGAAAGCTACGACCTGCGTGCAACAACCATGCAGGCTTTCCATGCCGCGGGCCTCACCCCCAAGGTCGTGCTCGAGGGCGCCGAAATGGACGCCGTGCTGCGGTGTGTGGAACGCGGGCTCGGTGTCGCGGTCGTTCCCGCAATGGTCATGGTGGACCGGCCCGGGCTGCGCTCGGCCAGGCTCACCGCACCGAGCCTTTCTCGCACCATCAGCCTCGCACACCGCAACGACGTGACCCCGACACGCGCAGCCCAGGCCATGCAGGAAATGATCATCGACACCGCGGACATCCTCGCCTCGGCCAACCGCGCCACGACAGGATTGATCACCCGGGCGCCGCAGCAATGA
- a CDS encoding DUF4184 family protein: MPFTLAHPAAVLPFLRQPFVPIALVAGAMAPDIPYFAMVSSTSDAWYAPMLNGANSHDLSQILTVGLPLALVLAGFLWLVAKPLRWALPDSWVPDKPALKGRPPTSARVALWTFYSLMLGLLTHLAWDSFTHSYGWVVEHVPLLASKPVAGIAIYRLLQHGSTLAGLVVLALWYLKRQRASGHPVKTSEPAGQAVRTILLALFLVVPAVTAAVLGLGSTPILEDSASAGSFLWIIITRGGAAFVIALAAYGAVWHIVALIRKLRAMSRARA, translated from the coding sequence TTGCCGTTCACACTGGCCCACCCGGCTGCCGTCCTGCCATTCCTGCGTCAACCCTTCGTTCCGATCGCCTTGGTTGCCGGAGCCATGGCCCCGGACATCCCGTACTTCGCCATGGTGTCTTCCACCAGTGACGCCTGGTACGCACCCATGCTGAATGGTGCCAACTCGCACGACCTTTCCCAGATCCTGACCGTTGGCTTGCCGCTGGCGCTGGTCTTGGCCGGGTTCCTGTGGCTCGTGGCCAAACCGCTGCGGTGGGCGCTTCCCGACTCGTGGGTCCCGGACAAGCCGGCGCTCAAGGGCCGCCCGCCCACGAGCGCCCGGGTTGCACTGTGGACGTTCTATTCGCTGATGCTTGGACTTCTCACGCATCTGGCCTGGGACTCGTTTACGCACTCCTACGGCTGGGTCGTTGAACACGTGCCGTTGCTGGCCAGCAAACCCGTTGCCGGAATTGCCATTTACCGTCTCCTGCAACATGGCAGCACCTTGGCCGGTTTGGTGGTCTTGGCCCTTTGGTACCTCAAACGGCAGAGGGCATCGGGCCACCCCGTGAAAACGAGCGAACCCGCTGGCCAAGCGGTCCGCACCATCCTGCTGGCCCTGTTCCTGGTGGTTCCGGCCGTGACTGCGGCTGTCCTTGGCCTGGGCTCGACACCTATCCTGGAGGATTCAGCAAGCGCCGGGTCGTTCCTCTGGATCATCATCACCCGCGGCGGGGCCGCGTTCGTTATTGCCTTGGCTGCCTACGGCGCCGTGTGGCATATCGTGGCCTTGATCCGGAAGCTCCGCGCCATGTCCAGGGCCCGCGCCTAG
- a CDS encoding nucleoside deaminase has product MTGTTDSAVNLAAAIAIAADNVRNAGGPFGALIVAADGSRFEGVNRVTANNDPTAHAEVTAIRAACNELGTFDLTGAVLYSSCEPCPMCLASALWARVSRVVFASDRHEAAEAGFDDAAFYEYFEGREAERATLMPVERITDAGVDRHEPFALWAALDTRIEY; this is encoded by the coding sequence ATGACGGGCACCACCGATTCAGCAGTAAACCTCGCGGCAGCCATCGCCATTGCCGCGGACAACGTCCGCAATGCGGGCGGTCCCTTCGGGGCGCTGATCGTGGCCGCCGACGGATCACGCTTCGAGGGCGTCAACAGGGTCACCGCGAACAACGACCCCACCGCCCACGCCGAGGTCACGGCCATCCGCGCCGCCTGCAATGAACTCGGAACCTTCGACCTCACCGGTGCCGTGCTGTACTCCAGCTGCGAACCCTGCCCGATGTGTCTTGCTTCAGCCCTCTGGGCACGCGTGTCTCGTGTGGTCTTTGCCTCCGACAGGCACGAGGCGGCCGAGGCGGGATTCGACGACGCGGCATTCTACGAATACTTCGAGGGCCGCGAGGCGGAACGAGCCACCCTGATGCCGGTCGAACGCATCACAGACGCCGGGGTCGATCGCCACGAGCCTTTCGCGTTGTGGGCTGCCCTCGACACCCGCATCGAGTACTAG